The Streptomyces sp. NBC_01317 genomic interval TCGCTCTCGGGACTCGGGTCGAGCCGCTCGGCGATCCAGGTGGCCCGGTCCCGCAACCACCACAGTGCAAGAGTCAGAGTGGGTGCGCGATAGGTGCCTAGGGGTACGCCGACACGCTCGCCGCCGCAGACCCCGTATGCGGTGACATGGCACAGGAATTCGTCATGCACGGCCGCTCTCCTCGCGCCGTTCTGTGGAGGCCGGAGGCCTGGTCGTTGGTGTTTCGCAGTGACGCTGTACGGTGTCTCGCAGGGCGATTCCCGGGAGAGCCTGTCATTGATCCGTGGTCGCCCAACTTGCCATTATGTTCATTTCTGATGTGCAGTCACCACGTTGTTCTGGCCAGAGTTCGGGTGAATTCCCCGACGTGATGGCCGAAATTCTCAGCCGATCGCCCGCGGGTTATATAGCCGATGGGCTATGTTCGCCGAATGCCCATACCGTTCGACGTTCTCGCGGACCCGAGCCGCCGGAGGATTCTCGATCTCCTGCTGGAGCGCCCGCACCTGGTGGGCGAGTTGACCGAGCGGCTCGGGCTGAGCCAGCCGGGCACCTCCAAGCACCTGCGGGTGCTGCGGGAGGCCGGGCTCGTCCGGGTCAGGCAGGACGCCCAGCGGCGGTGGTACGCACTCCGGTACGAACCCCTCGCGGAACTCGACTCCTGGCTCCACCAGTACCGGCACCTGTGGTCCGGCGCGCTCGGCGCGCTCGAACGGCATCTCGACGCGACAGAGGACACCTCCCCATGAACACGACCCCGTGGCCCGACTCCCTCACCACGACCGACGACGGCAGGTCCGTCCTGCGGATGGAGCGCCGGCTCCCGCACCCCCCGGAGCGCGTCTGGGCGGCGATCACCGAACCGGCGAGCCTCGGGCAGTGGTTCCCCGCCGAGGTCTCGGTGGAGCCGCGCCTGGGCGGTGCGATGACGTTCCGCTTCCCGGGCCCCGGTCCCGGTGCCGAGGGGCCGCGGATGACCGGCGAGGTCACCGGCTTCGACGCGCCCCGCGTCTTCGCGTACACGTGGGGGAGCGAACACCTGAGCTGGACCGTCACCCCGGACGGGGACGGGTCGTCGCTGACGCTGGT includes:
- a CDS encoding ArsR/SmtB family transcription factor, whose product is MPIPFDVLADPSRRRILDLLLERPHLVGELTERLGLSQPGTSKHLRVLREAGLVRVRQDAQRRWYALRYEPLAELDSWLHQYRHLWSGALGALERHLDATEDTSP